From the Winogradskyella forsetii genome, the window TATATCAGTTGAGAAGATACCGCCTCCTAGTCCAAATCTACTATCGTTAGCAATGCGCATGGCTTCATCTTCATCTTTCGCTTTGATCAATGCAGCCACAGGTCCAAAAAGCTCATCATCGTAAGCTGGCTGACCAGAACTAACCGACTCCAGTACAGTTGCCGGATAATAGTAGCCCTCTCCATCAGGCATCTCTCCACCGCAGAGTACTTTGGCACCGTTTGAGACACTCTTTTCTACTTGTTTGTGTAGTTTTTCACGCAAATCCTTACGTGCCATAGGTCCCATATCTGTTGCATCTTCTGTTGGATCTCCAACCTTTAAATCTTTCATTGCTTTTACAAACGCATCCCTGAATTCATCGTAGATAGCTTCAACGACTATAAATCGTTTTGCTGCGATACAGGTTTCTCCATTGTTATAGATTCGCCCTTGAACACAGGTTTTAACGGCAAGGTCTAAATCAGCATCATCAAGTACAATATAGGCATCATTACTTCCTAATTCAAGCACCGATTTTTTTAGAGCTTTCCCAGCTTTTTCTCCTATGGTTCTTCCTGCATCCGGACTTCCAGTTAAAGTGATTCCTCTAACCAAATCATTATTTATGATATCATCGGATTGATCGTGATCAATAACGAGTACACTAAATAAGCCGTCTGGTAAGCCTGCCGATTTATAAATAGATTCCAATAACTTTGCGGTTCCTGTTACATTGGCCGCATGCTTTAATAGGATGCTGTTTCCTGTCATGAGATTTGAAATACTGTATCGGATCACTTGATACGCTGGATAATTCCAAGGTTGGATACCATATATAACACCAATAGGTGAGTAGGTAATAATTCCTTTTCCGCCATCTTGCAATTCCCGTTCTTCATTTTTTAGAACCTCTGCAGCGTTATTTGCTGAATATTCGCAAATTCCTGCACATAAATCAACTTCTTGTTCACTCTGCTTTAATAGTTTACCCATTTCATCCGTCATGACTTTTGCCAATTCAGATTTACGGTTTTGAAGTTCTTTACCAATAGCTTTAATGATTTTGCCACGCTCTTCATAAGACTTTGTTTTCCATTCCAAAAAGGCTTCATGCGATTTTTTGATGGTGGCTTTAACTTGGTCATCAGTCATATACTCATAAGACTTCAATTCATTTCCGTTGGTTGGATTTATAGTTGTAACCATTTCTTTTTCTAATGTCGTTTCCATATTTTGTTTTTAAGTTTTTGTTATATTTTATTTCTGTTCAATTTTTATTTCTGTTCACTAGGCACAATGTAAACATCATTGATATTCACACGTTCGGGTTGTGATAACGCATAGTGAATCGCGTTGGCGATATCTTCGGCCTCCAAGGTGGTCATGCTCATCATGTCCTTCATGTTTTCCTTGATATCTTCATCTGTAATTGTATCCGTTAATTCTGTTGCTACAGCACCAGGTTCAATAGATGTAACATTAATTCCGTATTTTGGTGCTAATTCCTGTCGCAAGCCTTCCGAAAACATTTTAACTGCAGATTTTGTAGCACAGTACACGGCGCCACCTGGAAAATAACGGTGTGCTGCCATGGATGAAATATTGATGATGTCACCACCTTTATTGTCAATCATTTTAGGTAACACTGCAGCCACACCATTTAAAACACCTTTGATAT encodes:
- a CDS encoding NAD-dependent succinate-semialdehyde dehydrogenase, translating into METTLEKEMVTTINPTNGNELKSYEYMTDDQVKATIKKSHEAFLEWKTKSYEERGKIIKAIGKELQNRKSELAKVMTDEMGKLLKQSEQEVDLCAGICEYSANNAAEVLKNEERELQDGGKGIITYSPIGVIYGIQPWNYPAYQVIRYSISNLMTGNSILLKHAANVTGTAKLLESIYKSAGLPDGLFSVLVIDHDQSDDIINNDLVRGITLTGSPDAGRTIGEKAGKALKKSVLELGSNDAYIVLDDADLDLAVKTCVQGRIYNNGETCIAAKRFIVVEAIYDEFRDAFVKAMKDLKVGDPTEDATDMGPMARKDLREKLHKQVEKSVSNGAKVLCGGEMPDGEGYYYPATVLESVSSGQPAYDDELFGPVAALIKAKDEDEAMRIANDSRFGLGGGIFSTDIERATKLAENHFDTGMVFINKFGLADPNMPFGGVKNSGFGREHGGFGMKEFVNAKSIMIAKS
- a CDS encoding SDR family oxidoreductase yields the protein MNLDNRTIIITGASSGIGEATAKKLANDGANVVLMARREDKLNSIKDAIESNGGKALVASGDVTKKEDFEHVVAKSVETYGKVDGLINNAGLMPLSYVKKLKTDEWEKMVDVNIKGVLNGVAAVLPKMIDNKGGDIINISSMAAHRYFPGGAVYCATKSAVKMFSEGLRQELAPKYGINVTSIEPGAVATELTDTITDEDIKENMKDMMSMTTLEAEDIANAIHYALSQPERVNINDVYIVPSEQK